The Carassius gibelio isolate Cgi1373 ecotype wild population from Czech Republic chromosome B12, carGib1.2-hapl.c, whole genome shotgun sequence genome has a segment encoding these proteins:
- the cyth3a gene encoding cytohesin-3, which yields MNVDEDNRVPEDLSFEERDELSNIRRRKKELLDDIERLKFEISEVMTEIEHLTCVRETKSTQRNKQIAVGRKKFNMDPKKGIQFLLENDLLQHTPEDIAQFLYKGEGLNKTVIGDYLGERDDFNIKVLQAFVELHEFADLNLVQALRQFLWSFRLPGEAQKIDRMMEAFATRYCQCNPGVFQSTDTCYVLSFSVIMLNTSLHNPNVRDKPTVERFITMNRGINEGGDLPEELLRNLYESIKNEPFKIPEDDGNDLTHTFFNPDREGWLLKLGGRVKTWKRRWFILTDNCLYYFEYTTDKEPRGIIPLENLSIREVEEPRKSNCFELYNPGHKGQVIKACKTESDGKVVEGNHVVYRISAPTPEEKEEWIKSIKASISRDPFYDMLATRKRRVATKK from the exons ATGAACGTGGATGAAGATAACCGAG TGCCTGAAGATCTCTCAtttgaagagagagatgaactgtCGAACATTAGACGGAGGAAAAAAGAGCTGCTAGATGACATTGAG CGGTTAAAGTTTGAGATCTCAGAAGTCATGACAGAGATCGAACATTTAACGTGTGTCAGAGAGAC CAAAAGCACTCAGAGGAACAAGCAGATTGCTGTcggaagaaagaaattcaatatgGATCCTAAAAAG GGAATCCAATTTCTTTTGGAGAATGATCTTCTGCAGCACACACCTGAGGACATCGCACAGTTTCTCTATAAAGGCGAAGGCTTAAACAAAACTGTCATAGGAGATTATTTAGGGGAACG AGATGACTTCAACATTAAGGTTTTGCAGGCCTTTGTGGAGCTTCATGAGTTTGCTGATCTCAATCTGGTGCAAGCATTGAG GCAGTTTTTGTGGAGTTTCAGACTTCCTGGTGAAGCACAGAAAATTGATCGAATGATGGAGGCCTTTGCTACTCGATATTGTCAGTGTAACCCAGGTGTCTTTCAGTCCACAG ACACGTGCTATGTTCTCTCGTTCTCCGTCATCATGCTCAACACCAGCTTGCACAATCCTAATGTCAGAGACAAGCCCACGGTGGAAAGGTTCATAACCATGAATCGGGGCATCAACGAGGGAGGAGATCTGCCTGAGGAGCTGCTCAGA aATTTATATGAAAGCATTAAGAATGAACCTTTCAAAATTCCTGAAGACGATGGGAATGATCTAACTCACACATTCTTTAATCCGGACAGAGAGGGATGGCTGCTAAAACTAG GGGGAAGAGTAAAGACCTGGAAGAGGAGGTGGTTCATTCTGACAGATAACTGTCTGTATTACTTTGAATATACAACA GACAAGGAGCCTCGGGGGATCATTCCACTGGAGAATCTTAGTATAAGAGAGGTGGAGGAACCAAGAAAATCA AATTGCTTTGAGCTCTACAACCCCGGTCATAAGGGACAGGTAATTAAGGCATGCAAGACAGAGTCTGATGGGAAGGTGGTGGAGGGGAATCACGTGGTTTACAGAATATCCGCACCCACGCCGGAGGAGAAAGAAGAGTGGATCAAATCCATCAA GGCAAGCATTAGCAGGGATCCTTTCTATGACATGTTGGCTACTAGGAAACGGCGAGTGGCCACTAAAAAGTGA